One Natranaerovirga hydrolytica genomic region harbors:
- a CDS encoding ArsR/SmtB family transcription factor codes for MNTKKIDTCSCTVIHSDVINKVKNVMPIEENLYDLAEFFKVFGDSTRIKILYALSVSEMCVCDLSNLLSISQSAISHQLRVLKNSRLVKYKRVGKVVYYSLDDHHIQGIFNQGLEHVNEHKE; via the coding sequence ATGAACACTAAAAAAATTGATACTTGTAGTTGTACTGTTATACACTCTGATGTTATCAATAAAGTTAAAAATGTAATGCCTATAGAGGAAAATTTATATGATTTAGCTGAATTTTTTAAAGTATTTGGTGATTCTACTAGAATAAAAATTCTCTACGCTTTATCTGTATCAGAAATGTGTGTGTGTGACTTATCTAATTTGCTTAGCATTAGTCAATCAGCCATCTCACACCAGTTAAGAGTTTTAAAAAATTCAAGATTGGTTAAATACAAAAGAGTTGGTAAAGTTGTTTATTATTCATTAGATGATCATCATATTCAAGGAATTTTCAATCAAGGTTTAGAACATGTGAACGAACACAAAGAATAA
- a CDS encoding glycosyltransferase family 2 protein has protein sequence MITISLCMIVKNEEKVLSRCLDSVKDIVDEIVIVDTGSTDHTKEIAQEYDAIIYDFEWINDFSKARNFAFSKGTKDYLMWLDADDVILEEDRKKLMDLKEKMDNSIDVVMMKYNIGKASNGEALVAFYRERLLKRLANFKWVEPVHEYIEFKGNVITTDITITHRKEKKRTTRNLNILEQYIQKQKEVKARHYFYYARELFHHNRLEEAIMNYEKYFQKDTSNMSQTLDACMDLYKIYKLHKKEEMALQSLLRYCIYFKPRAEICCLLGNFFKKNKALDKAIFWYEIAITVDRPKNWGFFIEDCWGFIPCAELSYCYFQKGDYIKAEKYNDKALVYKKDHPALMKNKKLIEKVIEKLPLDF, from the coding sequence ATGATTACTATAAGTTTATGTATGATTGTTAAAAATGAAGAAAAGGTTCTTTCAAGATGTTTAGATAGTGTTAAGGATATTGTAGATGAAATTGTTATAGTGGATACAGGTTCTACAGATCATACCAAAGAAATTGCACAAGAATATGATGCCATCATATATGACTTTGAATGGATCAATGATTTTTCAAAAGCAAGGAATTTTGCCTTTTCTAAAGGTACAAAAGATTATTTAATGTGGTTAGATGCAGATGATGTGATATTAGAGGAAGATAGAAAAAAATTAATGGATTTAAAAGAAAAAATGGATAACAGTATAGATGTAGTAATGATGAAATATAACATTGGTAAAGCTTCAAATGGAGAGGCTTTAGTTGCTTTTTATAGAGAAAGGCTATTAAAAAGATTGGCAAATTTTAAATGGGTAGAACCAGTACATGAATATATAGAATTTAAAGGCAATGTCATTACAACGGATATTACAATAACCCATAGAAAAGAAAAGAAACGTACAACAAGAAATTTAAACATCTTAGAGCAATACATACAAAAGCAAAAAGAAGTGAAAGCAAGGCACTATTTTTATTATGCAAGAGAGTTATTTCACCATAATCGATTAGAAGAAGCTATTATGAATTATGAAAAATACTTTCAAAAGGATACCAGTAATATGTCTCAAACGTTAGATGCTTGCATGGATCTGTATAAAATATATAAACTGCATAAAAAAGAAGAAATGGCATTACAATCATTGTTGAGATACTGTATTTACTTTAAACCGAGAGCAGAAATATGTTGTTTATTAGGTAATTTTTTTAAGAAAAATAAAGCATTAGATAAAGCTATTTTTTGGTATGAAATAGCCATAACCGTTGACCGTCCAAAAAACTGGGGTTTTTTCATTGAAGATTGCTGGGGATTTATACCATGTGCCGAATTAAGTTATTGTTATTTTCAAAAAGGGGATTATATAAAAGCTGAAAAATATAATGATAAAGCATTGGTTTATAAAAAAGATCATCCTGCGTTAATGAAAAATAAAAAGTTAATAGAAAAAGTGATTGAAAAACTGCCTCTTGATTTTTAA
- a CDS encoding heavy metal translocating P-type ATPase, whose product MKPIVFILEGLNCANCANKIETEVSHINEVEMASVNFVNKSLTVTSTLSKKDLLQKVSKIVHKHEPHIIVNEKGSSPNKEDKKSLFSNDLFLIIISSLLFLIAFLSKKHSFSTYIYLITYILIGGEILLKAGKNILRKNIFDENFLMSIATLGAIAIGEYPEALAVMLFYRVGEFFQDMAVNSSRKSIKSLLDLKPDYANLKTNTEVKKVSPDEVSIHDEIIVKPGERIPLDGVVVSGTSAVDTSALTGESIPREITVNDEALSGMINTNGLLTLKVTKTFSDSTLSKILDLVENATNKKAPTEQFITKFAKYYTPFVVIAALLLAFLPPLIFNQPFNDWVYRALIFLVISCPCALVVSIPLGFFAGIGSASKNGVLIKGGNYLEALNNVNTVVFDKTGTLTKGKFEVISINPRNHFSEEDLLKYAAYSESFSTHPIALSIISKYNQPIEQNQVLHYEEIAGYGISAQINDKEVRVGNEKLMEKENIQYEKGIHSMGTAIHVSLDATYMGYIIISDTIKSFSKDTIKQLKTLGINRSIMLTGDNERVSKEVASNLGLSEYYAQLLPQDKLSKVEELYETKGKGTLVFVGDGINDSPALARADVGIAMGALGSDAAIEAADVVLMDDNPLKIVTAIKISRKTRTIVIQNIIFALGVKGIFLILGAFGIATMWEAVFADVGVTLIAVMNSMRALKYKS is encoded by the coding sequence ATGAAACCCATTGTTTTTATTTTAGAAGGTCTTAATTGTGCCAATTGTGCCAATAAGATTGAAACTGAGGTCAGTCATATTAATGAAGTTGAAATGGCTTCTGTTAATTTTGTTAATAAATCTTTGACCGTTACTTCAACACTCTCCAAAAAAGATTTACTACAAAAAGTATCCAAAATTGTACACAAGCATGAGCCCCATATAATTGTTAATGAAAAAGGTTCGTCACCTAATAAAGAGGATAAAAAAAGTTTATTCTCCAATGATTTATTTTTGATTATCATAAGTTCTTTATTATTCCTTATTGCCTTTTTATCAAAAAAACATTCTTTTAGTACTTATATCTATTTAATAACTTATATACTTATTGGTGGAGAAATTTTATTAAAAGCTGGAAAAAATATACTGAGAAAAAATATTTTTGATGAGAATTTTTTAATGAGCATTGCCACATTAGGTGCTATTGCAATTGGAGAATATCCTGAAGCTTTAGCTGTTATGCTATTTTATAGAGTGGGAGAATTTTTTCAAGATATGGCTGTTAATTCTTCCAGAAAATCCATTAAATCTTTATTAGACTTAAAACCCGATTATGCTAATTTAAAAACCAATACAGAGGTCAAAAAAGTATCACCTGATGAAGTATCTATACATGATGAAATTATTGTTAAGCCTGGTGAACGTATTCCTCTGGATGGTGTTGTTGTCTCAGGCACTTCTGCCGTTGATACTTCCGCACTAACGGGTGAGTCTATACCTAGAGAAATTACTGTAAATGATGAAGCATTAAGTGGAATGATTAATACAAATGGTTTGCTTACTCTAAAGGTTACAAAGACTTTTTCAGACTCTACATTGTCTAAAATATTGGATTTGGTAGAAAATGCAACCAATAAAAAGGCACCAACTGAACAATTTATAACTAAGTTTGCTAAATATTATACACCCTTTGTTGTTATTGCTGCCTTATTACTTGCCTTTTTACCGCCTCTGATATTTAACCAACCTTTTAATGATTGGGTATATCGGGCTTTAATTTTCTTAGTGATATCTTGCCCTTGTGCTTTAGTGGTTTCTATTCCCCTTGGTTTTTTTGCCGGAATCGGTTCTGCTTCTAAAAATGGCGTATTAATAAAAGGGGGGAACTATTTAGAAGCTCTTAATAATGTCAATACAGTTGTCTTTGATAAAACCGGTACCTTGACAAAAGGAAAATTTGAAGTGATTAGCATTAATCCAAGGAATCATTTTTCAGAAGAAGATCTACTTAAATACGCAGCATATAGTGAAAGTTTTTCAACCCACCCAATCGCTTTATCTATTATCAGTAAATACAATCAACCCATTGAACAGAATCAGGTATTACATTATGAAGAAATAGCTGGATATGGGATAAGCGCACAAATTAATGACAAGGAAGTACGCGTTGGTAATGAAAAACTAATGGAAAAAGAAAATATTCAATATGAAAAAGGTATTCATTCTATGGGCACTGCTATACACGTTTCCCTAGATGCAACCTACATGGGATATATTATAATATCCGATACAATAAAATCTTTTTCTAAAGATACCATTAAACAACTTAAAACTTTAGGTATTAATAGAAGTATTATGTTAACAGGAGATAATGAACGCGTTAGTAAAGAAGTAGCTTCAAATCTAGGTTTATCTGAGTATTATGCTCAGCTATTGCCTCAAGATAAACTGAGTAAAGTAGAAGAACTTTATGAGACAAAAGGTAAAGGAACTTTAGTTTTTGTTGGAGACGGTATTAATGATTCTCCTGCATTGGCTCGAGCTGATGTGGGTATTGCAATGGGTGCTTTAGGCTCTGATGCGGCCATTGAAGCAGCTGATGTGGTTTTAATGGATGATAACCCATTAAAAATTGTAACAGCTATTAAAATCTCCCGTAAAACCAGAACCATCGTCATTCAAAACATTATCTTTGCACTGGGTGTAAAAGGTATATTCTTAATATTAGGTGCTTTTGGTATTGCAACAATGTGGGAGGCTGTTTTTGCTGATGTAGGTGTTACTTTAATTGCCGTAATGAATTCTATGAGAGCATTAAAATATAAATCCTAG
- a CDS encoding DegV family protein — MSDYQIISDSSCDIPNEILEAYNIKTIPFYVSFDQEKYYKERVDISTEAFYSKLETEKIFPKTSLPSVQDYMNVFTHYIKEGKEILCLCLTDKFSGSYQSAINAKNIIDEEYEGAKITVVNSILATTAQGLLVIEAARMKKAGLTLEETTIKLEALKNTARIMFTVGTLEYLQKGGRIGKVSALAGTMLNLKPLIVLKEGELFPYGTIRGRKKSLKKIIDMTKEYFKEINEDYNDYNFALTTGNCFKEAVEVKTTLQEELNIKIDNPIFTIGVTIGTNTGPDPIGICFVKKYEKIK; from the coding sequence ATGTCAGATTATCAAATTATATCTGATAGTTCATGTGATATTCCAAATGAGATTTTAGAGGCTTATAATATAAAGACAATACCTTTTTATGTATCATTTGACCAAGAAAAATATTATAAGGAACGTGTAGATATATCAACAGAAGCATTTTATAGCAAATTAGAAACGGAAAAAATTTTCCCTAAAACATCTTTACCATCTGTACAAGATTATATGAATGTCTTTACCCACTATATTAAAGAAGGTAAAGAAATTTTATGTCTTTGTTTAACAGATAAATTTAGTGGTTCCTACCAATCAGCAATCAATGCGAAAAACATTATAGATGAGGAATATGAAGGAGCAAAGATTACAGTGGTTAACTCTATTTTAGCAACCACTGCTCAGGGATTATTGGTTATAGAAGCAGCTAGAATGAAAAAAGCTGGATTGACTCTAGAGGAGACCACTATAAAACTTGAAGCATTAAAAAATACAGCAAGAATCATGTTTACAGTAGGCACTTTAGAATATTTGCAAAAAGGTGGACGCATTGGTAAGGTGAGTGCATTGGCAGGCACAATGCTCAATCTAAAACCTTTGATTGTATTAAAGGAAGGCGAGTTATTTCCTTATGGAACAATTAGAGGTAGAAAAAAATCTCTAAAAAAAATAATTGATATGACAAAAGAATATTTTAAAGAAATCAATGAAGACTATAATGATTACAATTTTGCCCTTACAACTGGTAATTGCTTTAAAGAAGCAGTGGAAGTAAAAACAACATTACAAGAAGAATTAAACATTAAAATTGACAACCCCATTTTCACGATTGGTGTAACCATTGGTACCAATACTGGGCCAGATCCAATAGGTATCTGTTTTGTAAAAAAATATGAGAAAATAAAATAA
- a CDS encoding lactate utilization protein, which yields MSGKNMYYEQVSKTLIKNFNKRNINAYYCSTKEAAYEKALSFVNEGDLISYGGSMSLNEIGLIKEIEKPIYNTLKKNHAKTQAEKDKIFKSAFDADVYFMSSNAITLDGELINIDGNGNRIAALIYGPKKVVLVVGMNKLVSTVDDGIRRVRNISSPPNTIRLNINTPCSKTGKCENCLTPECICCNTVITRFSRKKERIHVILVGTELGY from the coding sequence ATGTCTGGAAAAAATATGTATTATGAACAAGTTTCAAAAACACTTATTAAAAATTTTAACAAGAGAAATATAAATGCTTATTACTGTTCTACTAAAGAAGCTGCTTATGAAAAAGCTTTAAGTTTTGTTAATGAAGGGGACTTAATTTCATATGGTGGATCTATGAGTTTGAATGAAATCGGTTTGATAAAGGAAATTGAAAAACCTATTTATAACACCTTAAAAAAGAACCATGCCAAAACACAAGCAGAAAAGGATAAGATTTTTAAATCTGCTTTTGATGCTGATGTTTATTTTATGAGTTCTAATGCCATAACACTTGATGGAGAGTTAATCAATATTGATGGTAATGGTAATCGTATTGCTGCTTTAATCTATGGACCAAAAAAAGTTGTTTTGGTCGTTGGAATGAATAAGTTGGTGTCTACTGTTGATGATGGTATAAGAAGAGTTCGTAACATATCCTCCCCACCTAATACGATACGACTGAATATCAATACCCCCTGTTCAAAAACAGGAAAATGTGAGAATTGCTTAACCCCAGAATGTATTTGTTGCAATACTGTTATCACAAGATTTTCAAGAAAAAAAGAGCGTATCCATGTGATTTTAGTTGGTACAGAACTAGGATATTAA
- the glyA gene encoding serine hydroxymethyltransferase codes for MYSFESIKSADPAVAEAMDKEIKRQNSHIELIASENFVSKEVMAAMGSPLTNKYAEGYPGKRYYGGCEYVDIVEDLARERAKKLFGAEHANVQPHSGAQANMGVFFAVLEPGDTVLGMNLAHGGHLTHGSPVNISGKHYNIIPYGVNDEGFIDYDELRQKAVENKPKLIIAGASAYARSIDFAKFKEIADEVEAYLMVDMAHIAGLVAAGLHPNPVPYADFVTTTTHKTLRGPRGGMILCKEEYAKMIDKAIFPGIQGGPLMHVIAAKAISFGESLEDSFKVYQQQILNNAKALAEGLTKRGIQLVSGGTDNHLMLVDLQNLEITGKVAEKQLDEVRVTCNKNTIPNDPQSPFVTSGVRLGTPAVTTRGMNEEDMDVIAEIIYITLTDFDSNKEKAIKMVEELTSKYPLY; via the coding sequence ATGTATAGTTTCGAGAGTATTAAATCAGCAGATCCTGCAGTAGCAGAGGCTATGGACAAAGAAATAAAGAGACAAAATAGTCATATTGAATTAATTGCTTCTGAGAATTTTGTTAGTAAAGAAGTAATGGCAGCAATGGGCAGTCCATTAACCAATAAATATGCAGAAGGTTACCCAGGAAAAAGATATTATGGTGGTTGTGAATATGTAGATATCGTTGAAGATTTAGCACGAGAAAGAGCTAAGAAGTTATTTGGTGCAGAACATGCTAATGTTCAACCTCATTCTGGTGCACAAGCCAATATGGGAGTATTTTTTGCAGTATTAGAACCTGGAGATACAGTTCTTGGTATGAATCTAGCTCATGGTGGGCATTTAACACATGGAAGTCCTGTCAATATATCTGGAAAACACTATAACATTATTCCATATGGTGTCAATGATGAAGGCTTTATTGATTATGACGAATTAAGACAAAAAGCAGTGGAAAACAAACCAAAGCTTATTATAGCAGGAGCAAGTGCCTATGCAAGAAGCATTGACTTTGCTAAGTTTAAAGAAATAGCAGATGAAGTTGAAGCATACTTAATGGTGGATATGGCACATATTGCTGGTTTAGTAGCAGCTGGCCTACATCCAAATCCAGTACCTTATGCAGATTTTGTAACAACAACAACCCACAAAACCCTTAGAGGACCAAGAGGTGGAATGATTCTTTGTAAAGAAGAATATGCTAAAATGATTGATAAAGCAATATTCCCGGGTATTCAAGGTGGACCATTAATGCATGTTATTGCTGCAAAAGCAATCAGTTTTGGTGAATCGTTAGAAGATTCATTTAAAGTTTATCAACAACAAATATTAAATAATGCTAAAGCCTTAGCAGAAGGTCTTACTAAAAGAGGCATTCAATTGGTTTCAGGTGGAACAGATAATCATTTAATGTTAGTGGATTTACAAAACCTTGAAATTACAGGTAAGGTGGCAGAAAAGCAATTAGATGAAGTTAGAGTGACTTGTAATAAGAATACCATTCCAAATGACCCTCAAAGTCCATTTGTTACAAGTGGTGTAAGACTTGGAACACCTGCTGTAACAACCAGAGGTATGAATGAAGAAGATATGGATGTCATAGCAGAAATCATCTATATAACGTTAACAGATTTTGATTCCAATAAAGAAAAAGCCATAAAAATGGTAGAAGAATTAACAAGTAAATATCCATTATACTAA
- a CDS encoding coiled-coil domain-containing protein — protein MSFLIKKSNTNILYISHMNDSIYSKTLPATRNNRLMTIARNATKVFFANMDEQYHLNIIYKTTDNQIVHIKEENNTYNRKVLLDDKSNVYNISNLQFICFNNNIYLFYTANNPYDNTYDLIFHNIYDTSSSPQSLLSMIDLNAHYELTVINHQLTLLCITKNEAYELNLYTYDTNTNEWQINTSIKQQSNPITYATLCNDQEKPHILYMSEQFGQNQLYYTDIRSPEKLLYTSPYAIEPSIFKYQGFLWVNWLERKEGKFICSVDNGTTFGDVNKGSIEEDTMEKLFFTNHYDQVYGNRFYGTPNPTLNLFILSQIDVDNILLNNNINKEMKILLNNLVGKKPKLAAASTRSENDVESLKNIQENIIQQYNELSEFAKQLQEEGKKWRGKYNKAEIEIKRLKKEIDALKSKNTSLEAATSSNEKNATIETKTFNTDTD, from the coding sequence TTGTCATTTTTAATAAAAAAAAGTAACACCAACATTCTTTATATCTCCCATATGAATGATTCCATTTATTCAAAGACACTACCTGCTACTCGTAATAATAGGCTAATGACCATCGCTAGAAATGCCACTAAGGTGTTTTTTGCAAATATGGATGAACAATATCATCTGAATATCATATACAAAACCACCGACAATCAGATTGTTCATATCAAAGAAGAAAATAACACTTACAACAGAAAAGTACTCTTAGACGATAAGTCCAATGTGTATAATATCTCTAATTTACAATTTATTTGTTTCAATAATAATATTTATTTATTTTATACTGCCAATAACCCTTATGACAATACATATGACTTGATTTTCCACAATATATACGACACCAGTTCTTCACCCCAGTCATTGCTCTCTATGATTGACCTAAATGCCCATTATGAATTAACCGTTATTAATCATCAACTCACCTTACTATGTATTACAAAAAACGAGGCCTATGAATTAAATTTATACACTTATGACACCAATACAAATGAATGGCAAATAAACACTTCTATAAAACAACAAAGTAATCCAATAACTTATGCAACATTATGTAATGATCAAGAAAAACCTCATATTCTATATATGAGCGAACAATTTGGTCAAAATCAATTGTATTATACAGACATCCGTTCTCCAGAAAAATTGTTATATACTTCGCCCTATGCTATTGAACCATCTATTTTTAAATATCAAGGATTCCTTTGGGTCAATTGGTTAGAACGCAAAGAAGGTAAATTCATTTGTTCAGTAGACAATGGCACTACTTTTGGAGATGTTAATAAAGGTTCTATTGAAGAAGATACAATGGAAAAACTATTTTTCACCAATCATTATGACCAAGTATATGGCAATCGCTTTTATGGAACGCCTAATCCTACATTAAATTTATTCATTTTGAGTCAGATCGATGTAGACAATATACTTTTAAACAATAACATCAATAAAGAAATGAAGATTTTATTAAATAACTTAGTTGGTAAAAAGCCTAAACTAGCTGCTGCCTCTACTCGTTCTGAAAATGATGTAGAATCCTTAAAAAACATACAAGAAAACATCATTCAACAATACAATGAGCTATCTGAATTTGCCAAACAGTTACAAGAGGAAGGAAAAAAATGGCGCGGCAAGTATAACAAAGCAGAAATAGAAATTAAAAGGCTCAAAAAAGAAATTGATGCTTTAAAATCAAAAAATACATCTCTTGAAGCAGCCACCTCTTCAAACGAAAAAAATGCTACAATAGAAACAAAAACTTTTAATACCGATACAGATTGA
- a CDS encoding calcium/sodium antiporter, translated as MITINAYFPYLLFLVGFFMIIKGSDWFVEATIWIAKVLRIPNIIIGATLVSLCTTLPEAMVSTSSSLKGNPSIAFGNAIGSIACNTGLVLAVTIILSKPMIKDKKSIYLQGFFLLILMGFLTITSMMTGYISSRTGNILLILLVVYLLYNVISSYKHKQNNINVKEKKVEINSNLIIRNLFFFIIGLVLTIWGADILVDNGEIIASMLGVPDVIIGLTLTAFGTSLPELVTAITAIRKKAHDISIGNVLGANILNILLVIGLASSILPIPMETDWISFHLPFVSLIIGLVVVYALMNKKKFSRWNGAVVLTSYAVYLFFTVKSGF; from the coding sequence GTGATAACAATTAATGCTTATTTTCCGTACTTATTATTTTTAGTGGGTTTTTTTATGATTATAAAAGGCAGTGATTGGTTTGTTGAAGCCACAATTTGGATAGCTAAGGTATTAAGAATACCTAATATTATTATTGGTGCAACTTTGGTCAGTTTGTGTACAACTTTACCAGAAGCTATGGTTTCAACAAGTTCATCATTAAAAGGCAATCCATCGATAGCGTTTGGTAATGCTATCGGGTCTATTGCTTGTAATACAGGATTGGTTTTGGCAGTGACCATTATTCTTTCTAAGCCAATGATAAAAGATAAAAAAAGTATTTATTTACAAGGTTTTTTTCTTTTAATCTTAATGGGATTTTTAACCATAACTTCAATGATGACAGGCTATATTTCTTCAAGAACAGGAAATATTTTGCTTATTTTATTGGTAGTGTATTTGCTTTATAATGTGATTTCATCTTACAAGCATAAACAGAATAATATCAATGTAAAAGAAAAGAAAGTTGAAATCAATTCTAATCTGATTATTAGAAACTTATTTTTCTTTATCATTGGTTTAGTGCTTACAATATGGGGAGCGGATATATTAGTAGATAATGGCGAGATTATTGCGTCCATGCTAGGTGTTCCAGATGTTATTATTGGATTAACCTTGACTGCCTTTGGTACATCATTACCAGAATTAGTAACAGCTATCACTGCTATTAGAAAGAAAGCCCACGACATTTCAATAGGAAATGTTTTAGGTGCTAATATCCTTAATATTTTATTGGTTATTGGGTTGGCTTCCAGTATCTTACCTATACCAATGGAAACGGATTGGATTTCATTCCATTTACCCTTTGTTAGTTTAATTATTGGATTGGTAGTGGTTTATGCACTTATGAATAAAAAGAAATTTAGTAGGTGGAATGGAGCGGTGGTATTAACCTCTTACGCCGTTTACTTATTTTTTACCGTTAAAAGTGGATTTTAA
- a CDS encoding ABC-F family ATP-binding cassette domain-containing protein yields MITVTNVSLQFGAQKLFEEVNLKFTPGNCYGVIGANGAGKSTFLKILSGDIESSTGEVSIPKNCRMSVLKQDHYQYDDKQVLDTVILGNPRLFEIMKEKDALYAKEDFSDEDGVRASELESEFAELDGWEAESDAASILNGLGISTDLHYKTMSELLSVEKIKVLLAQALFGKPEVLILDEPTNHLDIKSINWLEEFLINFEGTVIVVSHDRHFLNNVCTHIVDIDFKKIKLYVGNYDFWYESSQLALQMTRDQNKKKEEKIKELQAFVARFSANASKSKQATSRKKLLDKIELDDIQPSTRRYPFVHFKPEREVGNDILTVKGVNKTIEGKKVLNDVSFTVMKDEKISFISDNELSITTLFKILAGEMEPDEGTVKWGITIKNAYFPKDNSAYFNDVNLNLIEWLRQYSDEDSESYLRGFLGRMLFSGDEPLKKVSVLSGGEKVRCMLSKMMLSNANVLILDQPTNHLDLESITALNNGLVDYKSNILLASHDHQLNQTIANRIIEITTDGIIDKQTSYDEYFESRNK; encoded by the coding sequence TTGATTACAGTTACGAATGTTAGCTTGCAGTTTGGAGCACAAAAACTTTTTGAAGAGGTTAACTTAAAATTTACGCCAGGCAATTGTTATGGTGTTATTGGAGCCAATGGGGCAGGAAAAAGTACGTTTCTAAAAATATTATCAGGAGATATAGAATCCAGTACAGGAGAAGTAAGTATCCCTAAAAATTGTAGGATGTCTGTGTTAAAACAGGATCACTATCAATATGACGATAAGCAAGTTTTAGATACGGTTATTTTAGGCAATCCTAGATTATTTGAGATTATGAAAGAAAAAGATGCTTTATATGCTAAAGAGGATTTTTCTGATGAAGATGGTGTGAGAGCTTCTGAATTAGAAAGTGAATTTGCAGAATTAGATGGTTGGGAAGCAGAATCGGATGCAGCATCTATTTTAAATGGATTAGGTATTTCTACAGACTTGCATTATAAAACAATGTCAGAATTATTAAGTGTTGAAAAAATTAAAGTCTTACTGGCTCAAGCACTTTTTGGTAAACCAGAAGTATTAATATTAGATGAGCCAACCAACCATTTGGATATAAAATCTATTAATTGGTTAGAAGAATTTTTAATTAATTTTGAAGGCACCGTTATTGTTGTATCTCATGATAGACATTTTTTAAATAATGTTTGTACACATATTGTAGATATTGATTTTAAAAAGATTAAATTATATGTAGGTAATTATGATTTTTGGTATGAGTCTAGTCAGTTAGCCTTACAAATGACAAGAGACCAAAATAAGAAAAAAGAAGAAAAGATTAAAGAATTGCAAGCATTTGTTGCTCGATTTAGCGCCAATGCATCTAAATCAAAACAAGCAACTTCAAGAAAAAAATTATTGGATAAAATTGAATTAGATGACATACAACCTTCTACAAGAAGATACCCATTTGTTCATTTTAAGCCAGAAAGAGAAGTTGGAAATGATATCCTTACAGTCAAGGGTGTAAATAAAACCATTGAAGGTAAAAAAGTTCTTAATGATGTTTCTTTTACTGTAATGAAAGATGAAAAAATATCTTTTATTAGCGATAATGAGTTGTCCATAACCACATTATTTAAAATTTTGGCAGGAGAAATGGAACCAGATGAAGGAACGGTTAAATGGGGTATAACCATAAAAAATGCCTATTTTCCTAAAGATAATTCTGCTTATTTTAATGATGTGAATCTCAATTTGATTGAATGGTTAAGACAATATTCTGATGAAGATTCAGAGAGTTATCTTCGTGGATTTTTAGGACGAATGCTTTTTTCAGGAGATGAACCCCTTAAAAAAGTTAGTGTATTATCAGGTGGAGAAAAAGTTAGATGCATGTTATCAAAAATGATGTTAAGCAATGCCAATGTATTAATTTTAGACCAACCAACAAATCATTTAGACCTTGAGTCTATTACAGCTTTAAATAATGGTTTAGTAGATTATAAAAGTAATATATTATTAGCATCACATGACCACCAATTGAATCAAACAATAGCTAATCGAATCATTGAAATAACAACAGACGGTATTATCGATAAACAAACAAGTTATGATGAATATTTTGAAAGCAGAAATAAATAA